Proteins encoded by one window of Salmonirosea aquatica:
- a CDS encoding DUF3500 domain-containing protein — translation MKQYRTLFSLLFIGLGALVTAPSWASLPFEGPGPKDKLDQQMAQAANAFITTLNGDQKTEVMHPLADTLRYNWHFIPRERLGLNLKRMNDSQRKAAMHMVEVVLSDKGYQKIKDIIDLENVLRVLESRPPNDTRRDPENYAFLVYGDPAAKEPWGWRMEGHHISLHYTSVNGHVSFTPSFLGSNPGHVLIDVPQKGKRVLGPEEDMGYELLNSFSADQKKQVILAEKSPYEIFSVNQRRVTGLDKLEGLTMKEMTPAQKQIFKKLIALYLDRYHVTLKNQQMQQLEKAGMDNLYFAWMGDAELKMGKGAGHYYRIQGPTILIEFDNTQNDANHIHTVVRDLTDDFSEDLLKEHYAKSHKGGK, via the coding sequence ATGAAACAGTACCGTACCCTTTTCTCCCTGCTCTTCATTGGATTGGGAGCACTTGTGACAGCACCTTCCTGGGCAAGCCTACCCTTTGAAGGCCCTGGCCCGAAAGACAAACTAGACCAGCAGATGGCACAAGCTGCCAATGCCTTCATCACGACCCTGAACGGCGATCAGAAAACCGAAGTAATGCACCCCCTGGCCGATACCCTTCGCTACAACTGGCATTTTATTCCGCGCGAGCGACTGGGCCTCAACCTGAAACGCATGAATGACTCCCAACGCAAGGCGGCCATGCACATGGTAGAGGTAGTACTGAGTGATAAAGGCTACCAGAAGATAAAGGATATCATAGATCTGGAAAACGTGCTGCGGGTGCTGGAAAGCCGTCCGCCCAACGATACCCGACGCGATCCCGAAAACTATGCTTTCCTAGTGTATGGTGATCCTGCTGCCAAAGAGCCCTGGGGCTGGCGCATGGAAGGCCACCATATTTCATTACACTACACGTCCGTCAATGGTCATGTATCTTTTACGCCGAGTTTTCTGGGCAGCAATCCCGGTCATGTCCTCATTGACGTTCCCCAGAAAGGGAAGCGGGTACTGGGCCCGGAAGAAGACATGGGCTATGAACTCCTGAATTCATTCTCTGCCGATCAGAAAAAGCAGGTCATTCTGGCCGAAAAATCACCCTACGAAATTTTCTCGGTCAACCAGCGCCGGGTGACGGGGCTAGACAAGCTGGAAGGCCTGACCATGAAAGAGATGACTCCGGCCCAAAAGCAAATTTTCAAAAAACTCATCGCTCTGTACCTTGACCGCTACCACGTGACGCTCAAGAACCAGCAGATGCAACAGTTGGAAAAAGCGGGTATGGATAACCTGTACTTTGCCTGGATGGGTGATGCCGAACTCAAAATGGGTAAGGGTGCCGGTCATTACTACCGCATTCAGGGGCCGACAATCCTCATCGAGTTTGACAATACCCAGAACGATGCCAATCACATTCATACAGTTGTTCGCGACCTGACGGACGATTTCTCGGAAGACCTACTGAAAGAACACTACGCCAAATCCCACAAAGGCGGCAAATAA
- a CDS encoding enolase C-terminal domain-like protein codes for MPQEKTIRIKDVSSNFEREPLNPYRFKGSAITESWQTLAYLKTDGDVHKIGQCTQGVLWSDSKVFANHSETAGNALMYAMTERALQMMKGTSFTNPVKLVDDILPEVLAYGKQITGNPDLRTTFALNALVAVDNAAWLLYAHENGLTRFDDMIPAAYRPGLSYHHDKVASIPSFSVGTTAERIKQAADEGYFILKLKTGAAGTQAEMIEKDIAFLTAVHKAIGHYETPYTASGKIPYYFDANGRYEKKETLLRFLDHAKKIGAFDQIAVIEEPFAEENETYVGDLGVRVAADESAHTVEDAARRIEQGYGAIAVKAIAKTMSMTMKITQLAYEKKIPCFCADLTVNPILVDWNKAVAARLPPFPGMSIGLQETNGHQYFKNWEKLESYHPMAGASWTETQKGVYITDKSFYEKSGGILAPSAHYEAVFAQG; via the coding sequence ATGCCCCAAGAAAAAACCATCCGCATCAAGGACGTCAGTTCCAATTTTGAACGCGAGCCGCTGAATCCCTACCGTTTCAAAGGCAGCGCGATCACCGAAAGCTGGCAGACGCTGGCGTATCTGAAAACCGACGGTGATGTGCACAAAATCGGGCAATGTACGCAGGGGGTACTCTGGTCTGATTCCAAGGTTTTTGCCAATCACTCCGAAACGGCAGGCAACGCCCTGATGTACGCCATGACCGAGCGGGCTTTGCAGATGATGAAAGGTACCTCGTTTACTAATCCGGTAAAATTGGTGGACGATATCCTACCGGAGGTACTGGCCTACGGCAAACAAATTACGGGTAACCCTGATCTGCGCACTACTTTTGCCCTCAACGCGTTGGTGGCCGTGGACAATGCTGCCTGGCTACTGTATGCCCACGAAAATGGGTTGACCAGATTCGACGATATGATTCCGGCAGCTTACCGGCCCGGCCTGTCGTATCATCATGACAAAGTGGCCAGCATCCCGTCGTTCAGTGTGGGTACCACCGCCGAGCGCATCAAGCAGGCTGCCGACGAGGGGTACTTTATCCTAAAATTGAAAACCGGCGCGGCGGGTACCCAGGCCGAAATGATCGAGAAAGACATTGCCTTCCTGACGGCCGTGCACAAAGCCATCGGCCACTACGAAACGCCCTATACGGCCAGTGGAAAGATCCCCTACTACTTCGACGCCAATGGCCGTTACGAAAAGAAGGAAACGCTGCTGCGCTTCCTGGATCATGCCAAAAAGATCGGTGCCTTCGATCAGATTGCGGTGATCGAAGAACCCTTTGCGGAAGAGAACGAGACCTACGTCGGCGACCTGGGCGTGCGGGTGGCGGCCGATGAAAGCGCGCACACGGTAGAAGACGCCGCCCGGCGCATCGAGCAGGGGTACGGGGCCATTGCCGTGAAGGCCATTGCCAAAACCATGAGCATGACGATGAAAATCACGCAGCTGGCCTACGAGAAGAAAATTCCCTGTTTCTGCGCCGATCTCACCGTGAACCCCATCCTGGTGGACTGGAACAAGGCCGTGGCGGCCCGCCTGCCGCCCTTCCCGGGTATGAGCATCGGCTTGCAGGAAACCAACGGCCACCAGTATTTCAAGAACTGGGAGAAGCTCGAAAGCTACCATCCGATGGCTGGCGCCAGCTGGACCGAAACCCAGAAGGGCGTGTACATCACGGACAAATCCTTTTACGAGAAGAGCGGTGGTATCCTGGCCCCCTCGGCGCATTACGAAGCGGTATTCGCGCAGGGGTGA
- a CDS encoding 3-keto-disaccharide hydrolase, with the protein MKKFSLLLTICLLASLSWAQKPGKWEKLFDGKSTKGWHAYRPDNAKKWMVMSGALMSHGGSGDLVTDKEYEDFELEFDFKIPPKANSGVIYKVIEDPKNATYYSGPEYQIIDDEGYPPFNDGGKMVKINDRQKTGANYDMQAPNQWVAKPAGQWNKGRIVVKDNHVEHWLNGVKVVDYMYGSDAWKDQLAKSKFSKWAYATPHTKGKIALQDHGDEVWFNNIRIREL; encoded by the coding sequence ATGAAAAAATTTAGCCTACTTCTCACGATTTGTCTTTTGGCCAGCCTTTCGTGGGCTCAGAAACCCGGCAAATGGGAAAAGCTGTTTGATGGTAAATCTACCAAAGGCTGGCACGCTTACCGGCCCGACAATGCCAAGAAATGGATGGTGATGAGCGGCGCCCTGATGTCACATGGCGGCAGCGGCGACCTGGTTACTGATAAAGAATACGAAGACTTCGAACTGGAATTCGACTTCAAGATTCCGCCCAAGGCCAACAGTGGGGTCATTTACAAGGTAATCGAGGACCCCAAAAATGCCACCTACTATTCCGGTCCAGAGTACCAGATCATCGATGACGAAGGGTACCCTCCCTTTAACGACGGTGGCAAAATGGTGAAAATCAACGACCGTCAGAAAACCGGTGCCAATTACGATATGCAAGCTCCTAACCAGTGGGTAGCCAAACCCGCCGGGCAATGGAACAAAGGGCGTATTGTGGTAAAGGACAACCATGTGGAGCATTGGCTCAATGGCGTGAAAGTGGTGGACTATATGTACGGTTCCGATGCCTGGAAAGATCAGCTCGCCAAGAGCAAGTTCAGTAAATGGGCTTACGCTACCCCCCATACCAAAGGTAAAATCGCCTTACAAGACCACGGCGACGAAGTGTGGTTCAATAACATCCGAATCCGGGAGCTCTAA
- a CDS encoding family 16 glycoside hydrolase, with product MIKLCMLTQRSVLLKGTLWALALGCTLSAAAQTPIPLNDLSAFTNKAGNWSIVGDATVDISQPNVLNTTPGKGVLACIHKQGTYGADYELLSKFEHGDLDIEMDYMLAKGSNSGIYLQGNYEVQLFDSWGKKAAKYNDNGGIYERWDDSKPEGQKGYEGYAPRVNVAKAPGLWQHIAISYQAPRFDKAGKKIANAVFLKVELNGITIHENVEVSGPTRGALSKDVPMGPLRIQGDHGSLAIKNIFISNFDKKPGTLSNLQYKAYYGSYSQDIDPATLKVAESGKSEELSWEVLKDKNNYVLVYTGTYNAPTAGDYTFRIQASGNSNLKIDGKPVLGDAWKNNNEFRTVTTKLSAGDHKMELYVNKRDGWLQPVLGLWIAGPGFREVPYHSLGSTLAGGGSDPILVNADNNTVLRSFMDIRPEPNKRERIVHAVSVGSPAGLHYTYDMEKGAVFQVWRGGFLDATPMWENRGDGSSRPRGSVTFLGDAPLLAKTSGQWPTDTTGSSFRQRGYELDANDVPTFLYDAFGTSVTDRTSVVDGQYLKREIKTGKPVSGLMARLAEGKKIEKMANDLYAVDDKSYYIQLPSGSPVPEIKKVNGGQALMMPADKGELNYSILF from the coding sequence ATGATTAAACTTTGTATGCTTACACAGCGAAGTGTTTTATTGAAAGGCACGCTCTGGGCGCTGGCACTGGGATGTACCCTTTCGGCGGCGGCTCAAACTCCCATTCCCCTAAATGATCTTTCCGCCTTCACCAACAAGGCTGGCAACTGGAGCATCGTCGGTGACGCGACGGTGGATATCTCCCAGCCCAATGTACTGAATACGACGCCCGGTAAAGGGGTGTTGGCTTGCATCCATAAGCAAGGTACCTACGGGGCCGATTATGAATTGCTTTCCAAGTTTGAGCACGGCGATCTGGATATCGAGATGGACTACATGCTCGCGAAGGGTTCCAACTCGGGTATTTACCTACAGGGAAATTATGAAGTCCAGCTTTTTGATAGCTGGGGCAAGAAAGCGGCCAAATACAACGACAACGGCGGCATCTACGAACGCTGGGACGATTCCAAGCCCGAAGGCCAGAAGGGTTATGAAGGCTACGCGCCCCGCGTCAATGTGGCCAAGGCACCCGGTCTGTGGCAGCATATTGCTATTTCTTACCAAGCCCCCCGTTTCGATAAGGCTGGTAAGAAAATCGCCAACGCCGTGTTCCTGAAAGTAGAGCTGAATGGAATCACCATCCATGAGAATGTGGAGGTAAGCGGTCCTACCCGTGGCGCACTTTCCAAGGATGTACCCATGGGGCCGCTGCGGATTCAGGGTGATCATGGTTCGCTGGCAATCAAGAACATATTCATCAGCAATTTTGACAAAAAACCAGGTACCCTCTCCAACTTGCAATACAAAGCTTACTACGGCAGCTATTCGCAGGATATCGATCCGGCTACGCTGAAAGTAGCCGAGTCGGGCAAGTCAGAAGAATTGTCGTGGGAGGTGCTGAAAGACAAAAACAACTACGTGCTGGTATACACAGGTACCTACAATGCGCCTACTGCCGGCGACTACACGTTCAGGATTCAGGCCTCGGGCAATAGCAACCTGAAAATCGACGGCAAACCGGTGCTCGGCGATGCCTGGAAAAACAACAACGAATTCCGCACCGTTACGACCAAACTCAGCGCGGGCGATCATAAAATGGAACTGTACGTCAACAAGCGCGACGGCTGGCTGCAGCCTGTACTAGGGCTTTGGATCGCCGGACCGGGCTTCCGCGAGGTACCCTACCATAGCCTGGGTTCTACCCTGGCCGGCGGCGGCAGCGACCCGATTCTGGTGAATGCCGATAACAATACCGTATTGCGTAGCTTTATGGACATCCGCCCCGAACCCAACAAGCGTGAGCGCATCGTGCATGCCGTATCGGTAGGCAGCCCCGCGGGATTGCACTACACCTATGATATGGAAAAAGGTGCGGTGTTTCAGGTATGGCGGGGTGGATTCCTGGATGCAACGCCCATGTGGGAAAACCGGGGCGACGGCTCCTCTCGCCCACGGGGTAGTGTTACTTTTCTGGGCGATGCACCGCTGTTGGCCAAAACCTCGGGCCAGTGGCCCACCGACACTACCGGCAGCAGCTTCCGTCAGCGAGGCTATGAGCTGGATGCCAACGATGTACCTACCTTCCTATACGATGCCTTTGGTACCTCCGTCACGGACCGTACTTCGGTAGTCGATGGTCAGTACCTCAAGCGCGAGATAAAAACGGGCAAACCTGTCAGTGGCCTTATGGCCCGCCTGGCCGAAGGAAAAAAAATCGAGAAAATGGCGAATGACCTGTACGCAGTCGATGACAAAAGCTACTACATTCAATTGCCCTCAGGCAGCCCGGTACCTGAAATCAAGAAGGTCAACGGAGGCCAGGCGCTCATGATGCCCGCCGATAAGGGCGAACTGAACTATTCGATATTATTTTAA
- a CDS encoding c-type cytochrome — MHIFAKILFPILLLTILTGLGPAKEEAVPRPRDVWAIRSVLDKKPRMLTVALDTAMYIAYDMANCKPYKVWKGGISMDGAPYTSKKEIQPTSWGTEYLSDSTQHFTWTAQRNGKTQEVQLQSRGYLFRKNQIYLQHTLIVAGKDTITIEERPEFVRSKEGKPGLERIFVTSHVPADVRVTLKATLGNLVLVPNGRARHVDYFDPLPAQRPPVPKKEYGHKGEELVEKSDCLTCHEQVEANVGPSFQQIAARYTKDKKTVAQLTDKVKNGGTGAWGNSMMNPHPALATTEIETILDYIFTLKPKAKTAEKTDTKATASLEVPAKAGFGAALEGVHPSYDLSTLSTPGFNPKVGAMAFLPHGRLLVTTWDTVGGVYLLDGLTRKDGSDIRVKRIASGLAEPLGIEVVNGEIYVLQKQELTKLIDHDGDQIIDEYRTICNGWGATADFHEFSFGLVYKDGYFYATLSMAMRLKPDEKQLPDRGRTIKISPDGTFESVNYGLRTPNGIGLGVDNELFVLDNQGQWLPGNKLIHVREGEFNGMGWGWLDESAPMPRMVPPRSGCPKTKSPILPPNPF, encoded by the coding sequence ATGCATATTTTCGCAAAAATACTATTTCCCATCTTACTCCTGACTATCCTGACCGGACTGGGGCCAGCCAAAGAAGAGGCAGTGCCGCGTCCGCGCGACGTGTGGGCCATCCGCTCGGTACTCGACAAAAAGCCCCGGATGCTGACCGTGGCGCTGGACACGGCGATGTACATCGCCTACGACATGGCGAATTGCAAACCCTACAAAGTCTGGAAAGGTGGGATATCGATGGACGGCGCGCCCTATACCAGCAAGAAAGAGATTCAGCCTACCTCCTGGGGAACAGAGTACCTGTCTGATAGCACCCAGCACTTCACCTGGACCGCCCAGCGCAACGGGAAAACGCAGGAGGTGCAACTGCAAAGCCGGGGGTACCTCTTCCGGAAAAACCAGATCTATCTGCAACACACCCTCATTGTTGCGGGCAAAGACACCATCACGATCGAGGAGCGGCCCGAATTTGTGCGAAGCAAAGAAGGCAAGCCGGGGCTGGAAAGGATCTTCGTCACCAGCCACGTGCCGGCCGATGTCAGGGTGACGCTGAAAGCCACGCTGGGCAATCTGGTGCTGGTGCCCAACGGCCGGGCGCGTCATGTGGATTATTTCGATCCATTGCCCGCGCAGCGCCCGCCCGTTCCTAAAAAAGAATACGGCCACAAGGGGGAAGAATTGGTGGAAAAGAGCGACTGCCTGACTTGCCACGAACAGGTGGAGGCCAACGTCGGGCCGTCTTTCCAGCAAATCGCTGCGCGCTATACCAAAGACAAAAAGACCGTAGCCCAGCTGACCGACAAAGTCAAGAATGGTGGAACGGGCGCATGGGGAAACAGTATGATGAATCCGCATCCGGCTCTGGCAACCACCGAGATCGAAACGATTCTCGACTACATTTTTACCCTGAAACCCAAAGCCAAAACAGCCGAAAAAACGGATACCAAAGCTACGGCCAGCCTGGAGGTACCAGCCAAGGCTGGCTTTGGCGCGGCGCTGGAAGGCGTCCACCCCAGCTACGACCTCAGTACATTGTCCACGCCGGGCTTTAACCCGAAGGTAGGGGCGATGGCGTTTCTGCCGCACGGACGGCTATTGGTCACGACCTGGGACACGGTGGGCGGGGTGTACCTGCTGGATGGCCTCACTAGGAAAGATGGCTCTGATATTCGTGTGAAGCGTATCGCATCCGGACTGGCCGAACCGTTGGGTATCGAGGTCGTAAATGGGGAGATCTATGTGTTGCAAAAACAGGAACTGACCAAACTCATCGACCACGACGGCGACCAGATCATCGATGAGTACCGCACCATCTGTAACGGCTGGGGTGCCACGGCCGACTTTCACGAGTTTTCGTTCGGGTTGGTTTATAAAGACGGCTACTTCTACGCCACGCTCTCGATGGCCATGCGGCTGAAACCCGATGAAAAACAACTCCCCGACCGGGGACGTACCATCAAAATCAGTCCGGACGGTACCTTTGAATCCGTAAACTACGGCTTGCGAACCCCCAACGGCATCGGCCTGGGCGTCGACAACGAGTTGTTCGTGCTCGACAACCAGGGTCAATGGCTGCCGGGCAACAAGCTCATCCACGTTCGGGAGGGAGAATTTAACGGCATGGGATGGGGTTGGCTCGACGAATCGGCGCCAATGCCGCGCATGGTACCCCCGCGATCTGGCTGCCCGAAAACGAAATCGCCAATTCTCCCTCCGAACCCGTTCTGA
- a CDS encoding Uma2 family endonuclease produces the protein MPAITDLSQLDLNGTYSYADYLTWRFQERVELLRGKIFKMSPAPNVRHQRIASRLHVWLGGILDDHPCELFSAPFDVRLYNLEKSLKADKEVFSVVQPDLCIVCDPVKLADNRSCNGAPDLVIEVLSPGNTKREMSDKFQLYEEAGVREYWLVHPADEAVQIYVLNENERYIGLQPAVEVAQSVIFPELHVDLEKLFK, from the coding sequence ATGCCCGCCATCACCGATCTTTCGCAACTCGACCTCAACGGTACCTACTCCTACGCTGACTACCTCACATGGCGGTTTCAGGAACGGGTAGAATTGCTAAGGGGGAAGATTTTCAAGATGAGTCCCGCGCCTAATGTTCGGCACCAGCGCATAGCATCCCGGTTGCATGTGTGGTTGGGTGGAATCTTGGATGATCATCCCTGCGAACTTTTCTCCGCTCCTTTTGACGTGCGGCTCTACAACCTAGAAAAATCACTCAAAGCAGATAAGGAAGTATTCTCCGTAGTGCAGCCCGACCTCTGCATCGTATGCGATCCGGTCAAGCTCGCCGATAATCGAAGTTGTAACGGGGCTCCCGATCTGGTGATCGAGGTACTCTCACCGGGCAATACCAAGCGCGAAATGAGCGATAAATTTCAATTGTACGAAGAAGCGGGCGTACGGGAGTACTGGCTCGTGCATCCCGCCGATGAAGCCGTGCAGATTTATGTCCTGAACGAAAATGAGCGGTACATTGGACTTCAACCTGCCGTGGAAGTAGCTCAATCCGTGATCTTTCCTGAGCTGCACGTCGATCTGGAAAAGCTTTTCAAATAA
- a CDS encoding enoyl-CoA hydratase/isomerase family protein, with translation MTPYVKAWTENRITTVEFFHPAGNSLPSGLLDQLAQTIDKAGKSVDSSVLVLQSGGDRAFCAGASLTELSAIATIQEGEIFFSKFAHVINAMRQCPKFILARVQGKAVGGGVGLVAAADYCLATHDAAVKLSELTVGIGPFVIEPAVQRKIGLAATSHLTINATEFESALWAWQKGLYDDVFETSDELNQRVLDLARKLAAYDPEAMRQMKRVLWEGTEHWDNLLLQRAGISGTLVLSEFTQKALTAVRSKR, from the coding sequence TTGACTCCTTACGTAAAAGCCTGGACCGAAAACCGCATTACCACCGTGGAATTCTTCCATCCGGCGGGCAATTCACTGCCTTCCGGACTGCTGGACCAATTGGCCCAGACCATCGATAAAGCAGGCAAATCAGTGGATTCATCTGTGCTGGTGCTCCAATCAGGTGGAGACCGTGCCTTTTGCGCCGGAGCTTCCCTGACCGAACTATCCGCCATTGCTACCATTCAGGAAGGGGAAATATTTTTCTCAAAATTCGCCCATGTCATCAATGCCATGCGGCAATGCCCCAAATTCATTCTTGCCCGGGTACAGGGCAAGGCGGTCGGGGGCGGTGTGGGACTTGTTGCCGCCGCCGATTACTGCCTGGCTACGCACGATGCCGCAGTAAAACTCAGTGAGCTTACGGTAGGTATCGGTCCTTTTGTGATCGAACCGGCGGTGCAGCGCAAAATTGGCCTGGCCGCCACCAGCCACCTCACGATTAATGCCACCGAATTCGAATCGGCACTCTGGGCCTGGCAAAAGGGCCTGTACGACGATGTGTTTGAAACCTCTGACGAACTCAACCAGCGGGTTCTCGATCTGGCCCGCAAGTTAGCGGCCTATGACCCGGAGGCGATGCGTCAGATGAAGCGGGTACTGTGGGAAGGTACTGAACACTGGGACAACTTGTTGCTACAGCGCGCTGGCATCAGTGGTACCCTGGTACTGTCTGAATTCACCCAGAAGGCTCTGACTGCCGTCCGCTCAAAGCGTTGA
- a CDS encoding 3-keto-disaccharide hydrolase: MKKLFISALFLTVTWAAQAQLQPKKMTPESSEVWDPVPRLVTPGAPSSAVSGFTAPSDAIVLFDGKDLDQWESVKGGEAPWTVADNAIITAAGKGGIQTKRDFGDYQLHIEWRSPAEVKGNGQGRGNSGIFMQGRYELQVLDSYDNRTYSNGQAGSIYKQTMPLVNAAKKPGEWQTYDVMYTAPRFNKDGMMLIPPYITVLHNGVLIQNHTAIQGNTDYIGRPTIKPHGRGPIMLQDHGNPTSFRNVWIREL, encoded by the coding sequence ATGAAGAAATTATTCATTTCAGCCCTCTTCCTGACCGTCACCTGGGCAGCCCAGGCCCAGCTGCAACCCAAGAAAATGACCCCTGAATCGAGTGAAGTGTGGGACCCGGTGCCGCGCCTGGTAACGCCCGGTGCACCATCGTCGGCCGTTTCCGGTTTTACCGCTCCCTCCGATGCCATCGTCCTGTTCGACGGCAAAGACCTGGATCAGTGGGAATCGGTCAAAGGCGGAGAAGCGCCCTGGACGGTAGCCGATAATGCCATCATCACCGCCGCCGGCAAGGGGGGCATTCAGACCAAACGCGATTTTGGCGATTACCAATTACACATCGAGTGGCGTTCGCCCGCGGAAGTGAAAGGCAATGGGCAGGGACGCGGCAACAGTGGGATATTCATGCAGGGTCGCTACGAACTGCAGGTACTCGACAGCTATGATAACCGTACCTACTCCAACGGACAGGCGGGGTCGATCTACAAGCAGACCATGCCGCTGGTGAATGCTGCCAAGAAACCCGGCGAATGGCAGACCTACGACGTGATGTACACCGCGCCCCGCTTCAACAAGGACGGTATGATGCTGATTCCGCCCTACATTACAGTGCTGCACAACGGCGTGCTGATTCAGAATCATACGGCCATTCAGGGCAACACAGACTACATCGGTCGGCCCACCATCAAACCCCACGGACGCGGCCCCATCATGCTGCAGGACCACGGCAATCCGACGAGCTTTCGGAATGTGTGGATTAGGGAGTTGTAA
- the glgP gene encoding alpha-glucan family phosphorylase yields MQSNQPFTVPFTHPLKPNKKFKKSVAYFSMEFAVDQALKIYSGGLGFLAGSHMKSAYALNQNLIGIAMLWKHGYYDQERNVDNSMKPEFREKFYHFLVDTQTRVSIDIAGKPVWVHAYYLPPDVFDTAPMFLLTTDTEGNDAEARSISYNLYAANNATKVAQCMVLGIGGTKMLDALQYEPEVYHFNEAHALSGAFYLYQKYKTAAQLKKRLVFTTHTPEEAGNEKHNIHFLESLGFFAGVPLATVRKITGHKDDTFNHSLAALRLARKANGVSKLHGEVARQMWGGYDKICAIDHITNAQNQAYWTDETLEKARTQSDTKTIMARKEVLKKELFKTVANQCGKLFDPKVLTIVWARRFAGYKRADMLTWDRERFHKLMTNEKYPVQIIWAGKPYPKDMGAINTFNGLVYLSNLYSNMAVLTGYELALSKLLKDGSDAWLNNPVVTREASGTSGMTAAMNASLNLSTYDGWICEFARDGENSFIVPVAKEGDINKQDMDNLFELIETQVLPTYYDRPEEWQNMVLTSMNDVNAFFGSDRMATEYYEKLY; encoded by the coding sequence ATGCAATCGAATCAACCATTCACGGTACCTTTTACTCACCCGCTGAAACCCAATAAGAAGTTCAAAAAATCCGTAGCCTACTTTTCGATGGAATTTGCCGTTGATCAGGCATTGAAAATTTATTCAGGCGGTCTGGGTTTCCTGGCAGGCTCCCACATGAAAAGCGCCTACGCCCTAAACCAAAACCTTATCGGCATCGCAATGCTTTGGAAACACGGCTACTACGATCAGGAGCGGAACGTAGACAATAGCATGAAACCGGAGTTTCGCGAAAAATTTTATCACTTTCTCGTTGACACCCAGACCCGGGTAAGTATCGATATCGCCGGAAAACCCGTGTGGGTACATGCCTACTACCTGCCGCCCGATGTGTTCGATACGGCCCCCATGTTTCTGCTGACTACCGACACCGAGGGTAACGACGCGGAAGCCCGGTCCATTTCCTACAATCTGTACGCGGCAAATAATGCCACCAAGGTAGCCCAGTGCATGGTGCTGGGGATTGGGGGTACCAAGATGCTGGATGCCCTGCAATACGAACCGGAAGTATACCACTTCAACGAAGCCCATGCCCTGTCAGGGGCGTTTTACCTGTATCAGAAATATAAGACCGCTGCCCAATTGAAAAAGCGGCTGGTATTCACGACCCACACCCCCGAAGAAGCCGGCAATGAAAAGCATAATATTCATTTTCTGGAATCGCTGGGTTTCTTTGCGGGGGTACCCTTGGCCACGGTTCGTAAAATCACCGGACATAAGGATGATACCTTCAATCACTCGCTGGCGGCTCTGCGCCTGGCCCGCAAGGCCAATGGCGTTTCCAAACTCCACGGAGAGGTGGCGCGGCAAATGTGGGGCGGGTATGACAAAATCTGTGCAATAGACCACATCACCAATGCTCAGAATCAGGCTTACTGGACGGACGAAACGCTGGAAAAAGCCCGTACCCAGAGCGACACCAAAACCATTATGGCCCGTAAGGAAGTGCTCAAGAAAGAGTTGTTCAAGACCGTAGCCAACCAATGCGGCAAACTCTTTGATCCCAAGGTACTGACCATCGTGTGGGCACGGCGATTTGCAGGATATAAGCGGGCTGACATGCTCACCTGGGATCGTGAACGTTTTCATAAGCTGATGACCAATGAGAAGTACCCTGTTCAGATCATCTGGGCCGGAAAGCCTTATCCTAAGGATATGGGAGCCATCAATACGTTCAATGGATTGGTGTATCTCAGTAATCTGTATTCTAACATGGCGGTGCTGACGGGGTACGAACTCGCGCTTTCCAAACTGCTGAAAGATGGCTCTGATGCCTGGCTCAACAATCCCGTTGTGACCCGCGAAGCCTCAGGTACCAGTGGTATGACGGCCGCCATGAATGCCTCGCTCAACCTTTCAACCTACGATGGTTGGATCTGTGAGTTTGCCCGCGATGGAGAAAACTCGTTCATCGTCCCCGTCGCTAAGGAAGGCGATATCAACAAGCAGGACATGGATAATCTTTTTGAGCTGATTGAGACCCAGGTACTCCCCACCTACTACGATCGTCCCGAAGAGTGGCAGAACATGGTACTCACCAGCATGAACGATGTGAATGCCTTCTTCGGCTCCGACCGCATGGCCACGGAGTACTACGAGAAGTTGTATTGA